In Xylanibacter ruminicola 23, a single genomic region encodes these proteins:
- the kdsA gene encoding 3-deoxy-8-phosphooctulonate synthase: protein MEPIIIAGPCVIESSDCLDEVAKEIVRINRKYGINIIFKSSFDKANRTSISSYRGPGMEKGLIMLNDIREKYGLKLLTDIHESYQAAPAGEVVDVLQIPAFLCRQTDLLVAAANTGKVVNIKKAQFLSGMDMEYPVQKVRESGNDRVWLTERGNMYGYNNLAVDFRNIADMKKFTDTVIMDCTHSVQRPGAAGGKTGGNREFVPAMALAAKAFGATGFFFEIHPDPDNALSDGPNMVALKDFESIVKSLID from the coding sequence ATGGAACCAATTATTATTGCAGGACCTTGTGTTATAGAATCCAGTGATTGTCTTGACGAGGTCGCAAAGGAAATAGTCCGTATCAACAGAAAGTACGGTATAAACATAATTTTCAAGTCTTCTTTTGATAAGGCAAATAGAACTAGTATTAGTTCTTATCGTGGGCCTGGTATGGAAAAAGGTCTTATTATGTTGAATGATATTCGCGAGAAGTATGGCCTGAAGCTCCTCACAGATATTCATGAGTCATATCAAGCTGCTCCAGCTGGAGAAGTTGTAGATGTGTTGCAGATACCAGCCTTCTTATGTCGACAAACAGATTTGCTAGTTGCTGCAGCCAACACAGGAAAAGTGGTAAATATTAAGAAAGCCCAGTTCTTGAGTGGTATGGATATGGAATATCCCGTACAGAAAGTACGCGAGAGTGGTAACGATAGAGTTTGGCTCACTGAGCGTGGTAATATGTATGGATACAATAACCTCGCGGTGGATTTCCGTAATATTGCCGATATGAAGAAGTTTACTGATACTGTTATCATGGATTGCACTCACTCTGTGCAACGACCAGGTGCTGCTGGCGGAAAAACTGGAGGCAATAGAGAGTTTGTGCCAGCTATGGCTCTGGCAGCAAAAGCTTTTGGTGCTACAGGTTTCTTTTTCGAAATTCATCCTGACCCAGATAACGCATTGAGCGATGGTCCCAACATGGTGGCATTAAAGGATTTTGAATC